The Anaeromyxobacter diazotrophicus genome includes the window CTGCCGAGCGTCATGTCGCCGGAGCCGTAGGCGCCCGTCGCGGGCCCGAGCGCGCTCCTGGCGGTGTTCGAGAAGTGCTCGAACCCGAACCCCGCCCGCGCGCGCAGCGGCCCGAGGAGGCTCGCCGTGACGAGCGGGCGCACGACGAGGCGGTGCTGGTCGACCCGGTAGAAATCGTGCGACGCGAGGGCGGAGTCACGCTGGGTCGCGTTCCCGAAGCCGTAGAAGTTCGCGAAGTCCACGCCGGAGTATCCGACGTACGCGAGCACGCCGAACGGCGACTGCGTCCGCAGGTCGAGCTGGTACTCGAGGCGCGGCTCGCCGAGGCCCGTCGACCACGCGGCGGCGAAGGTCATCTGGTCCGCGAACGGCTCGCGGCCGAAGCCGAAGTGCGTGCGCTGCAGGCGCGCGCCGGCGAAGAGCCCGCGCGTCCCGTCGTACGAGAGCTGCGGGAACACGAGGTGGTCGGTGCCCCAGTCGCGGAAGCGCTCGTACCGGAGGTGCAGCTCGTCCGGCACGGCGGGCGCCGAGTCGCCGGCTTCCTCGGACGGCGGAGCGGCCGCGCCCGTCCCGCGCTCGATCGAGGCCTTCGCGAGCGCGGCGGCGCCAGGGTCGTCGCGCACGACGCGGACGAGGATCGCGTCGTTCCTCTCGCCCGCCTCGACCACCGCGTCCGCGCCGCCGAGCAGGTAGAGGCGGATCTCCGAGGTCTCGCCGGGGCGGAACGAGCGGCGGAAATAGGGCGGTCCGAGCGGCTCGCCCGTCGCGGGGTCGCGCAGGCAGAGCGAGAGGTCGACGCCGCCGTCGCGCGACCGGCGGATCGTGGCCACGTCGGCCTGCACCGTCCCGTACACGTCCACGTCCTCGGCGAGCAGCCGGTAGAAGGCGTGCGAGGCGGCGGGGAGCGCCTCGCGCCGCGCGCGCAACGCCCGCTCGAGCGTGGCGCCGTCCCGCGCGTACAGCTCCGGCGGGAGGTGGCGGACCGCGCCGGAGATCGCCTCGTCCGTGAGACGCGCGACCACGTCCGAGGTGACGTCGCGCCAGTCGGCCTCCTCGAGCGGGACCAGGAAGCGCCGATCGGTGTAGCGCCCGGAGAACGTCAGCTTGTCGATCGCGGGGTACTCGTCCCCGAAGCTCGCGAACTGCTTGATGTAGTACTCGGCGATCGACGGGAAGGCGCCGCCGAACCGGGCGAACGCCTGATCGCGATCGAGGGGCACGGGCCGCCACACGCGGCGGCCGCCCTCCTCGAAGCGCAGCCAGCGCCACTGGCTGGCGTGCCGGTCCCAGTCGCCGATGAAGACGTCCATGAGCCGCGCGCGCAGGTACGCGCGCGCGTCGAGCCGCTCGTCGGTCCGGGTGTCGAGGCGCGCGAACAGCTCGTACGTGTGCAGCGCCTTCTCGGCCCCGGCGAAGCCGCGGCCCGGGCGCTGCTCGATCGCGCCGAGCATGCCCGCGAACTCGCCCCGGAACGTCCCCAGGCGCGGATCGTCCGGCATGACGAACAGCTCGGGGGTCGCGTGCAGGACGCCGGCGGCCTCGAGCAGCGGAGCGACCACCAGCGACGCCGTGGGATGCGCGGTGCTCGTGAGGTCGCGCATGACCTCGGCGAGCTGAGATTTGCGCGTCTCCTCGTCCATCGCCCGGCGCGGATCCTTGTCCACGGAGCGGAAGGACCACGCGTGGCCGTTCGCGCTCTTCAGGTGGAGGCTCGACGTCTGCTGGCCACCTCCCGTGCGCACGGGGCTGAGGCCGCCGTCGAACGTCGAGAGGTCGAGCTTGGGCACCCGGAGCGGCGTCGTCCAGTCGTCTCTCCACGGTCCGCCGAAGAGGAGCCGGAACGGCCAGCTCGCGCGGTACTCCGGGCCTGGCGTGACGACGACGGGCTCCGACGGTCCCTGGTCGGCCGCCGCTGCCGGAGAGCACGTCGCCGCGATGATCGATGCCGACACGGCCATGGAACGGATGAGCACGATGACCACTCCTTCCCGACTAGCGCAGCTCGAGGGCTCGCGTGGCGCCGTCCGGGGTCTCGGCGCGGCAGGCGGGCGCGCCGCCGCGCGCCATCGCGAGGCCGTCCTCGCTCAGGATGTCGCGCACGTCGCAGCGGAGGAGCATCCCCCGTGTCGCCCTCAGCTTGAGCCCGGTGTCGAGCTTGATGAGCCACGCGTCGCGGTTCATCGCGATCGCCCCCGCCGCGCCGAGCGCGTCGGGATCGTGGCCGAAGACGACGCCGTTGAGCCCGAGCTCGCGCAGCTGACGCCTCATCCGCGCGAGGCGCCGCTTGCTTCGCCACCAGCCGTGGTACTCGAGGATCGATCGGGGGTCGAGGAGCTCCGCGAAGGCGTCGCGATCCCGCCTGTGGATCGTCTCGTCCAGGTGGGCGAGCGCCGCGCGCGCGCCCGGCCCGTCGTCGTCGTCGATGTAGCCCGCGTGGGCGAAGAGCCAGCTGCCGACGAACGCAGCGATGGGCAGGGCTCGCAGGTACTCGCCGAACGGCGTCGCCTGGAGGGCCCGCGGCGCGAACCGCTGCGGGAGCCCGAGCTCCGCGCGGTGGAGCGCGGCGCTCGCCATGAGCTCCGGCGTCGCCGACCGCGGATGCGCGAGGAGCTTGGCCTCGTGATTGCCCATGAGCGCGACGACGCGGCTGCCCGCGTCCGCCGCCTCGCGCTGCAACCGCTCGAGCAGGAGCACGACCCCGACGCTGTCCGGTCCGCCGTCGACGAGATCCCCCGCCACGACCAGGAGCATGCGGCCGCGCTGGGCGTTCCAGGCGACCGTCGGCCCTCGGCGGATCGCGAGGCGCGACGCCACGAGCAGGGCCCCGAGCTCCTTCAGCCGGCCGTGGACGTCGCTCACCGCCCACAGGGTGTCGTACCCGGCGGCGAGCTCGGCCGCCGAGATCTTCACCCAGGCGCGCGAGGGCGGCACGGGATCCGCCGGCGCCGCGCCCGCCGGGCTCGCCGACCAGAGCGCGACGGCGGCTGCGAGGGCGCGCGCGGTCCTCATCGCCGGGCCAGCACGATGAGGAAGCCGACGACCGCCAGCGTGATGCCGTAGATGAAGACGTGGTACGTGAGCCGCAGCGTCTGCCCGCGCGCGTTGATGATCTTCCGCGCGAAGTAGAGGTGCTCGATGACGCTGCGCTGGAACTGGGGCGGATCCGCGAGCAGCGCGCCCATCCGCGCGGTGTAGTCGGGGAGCGAGCTGGGCGTCTCGTTGAAGAACGAGATCAGGTTCGAGTCGCGCAGGCGCGCCTCCGCGGCGGGGAGCTTCTCCTTCGCGGCGCGCATCGAGTTGACCGAGAGGAGCACGACCACCAGGTTCACCAGCAGCAGAAAGGCGGCGGGGACCAGCAGATCGCGATCGGCGTGGATCCGGCGCCCCAGCAGCGCCAGCACGACCGAGATCATGATCGCGTTGACGTGGATCATCGTGCTCGTCCGGTGATCCGCGAGCCCGATGAGCCCCAGCTGGATGCGCGTGACCTGGTAGTACAGCGTCTCGGCGCTCTTGCCGATGCGCTTCGCGACGTCGCTCTCGCCGTCGGCGCGCTCGCGCTCGACGTTCCGGAGCTGCTTCCTGAGCTGCCGCTGCAGGCGCGCCAGGTTGACGGCGCGGCCCGGACCCCAGGTGAGCTGGGCGAAGCGCGTGCGATAGGGATGGGCGCCGAAGAAGGCGATGCAGTGCTGGGTCCACTCGACGTCGGAGAACGTCTTCCCCGAGCGGCGATTGAGCTCGAAGCGCAGGAGCTCGATGCGCTCGACGTAGTCACTCGCCGCGAGGACGGCGAGCCGCGCGTCGTGCAGGACGTCCGTGGGCGTCACGGCGTCGACGGGCGCTCCGTCGGCCGGCGCCGGCCGCTCGACGCCGTCGGGGCCGCCGAAGCAGGCGGCAACCTGCTCGCGCGAGGGGTGATGTGCCTGCTGCTGCTCCAGGAACTGGAGACACAGCTCGAGGCTCTTCGCGTGATCGTCGCTGCCCATCGCGTAGCAGGCGTCCTCGAACCAGGCGCACAGGACCGCGACCTGGCGGGCCTCGTCGGCGAGGTGGCTGCCCTTCGCGATCTCCTTGGACGCGTCGACGATCTCGCGGGTCCGCGCGAAGTGATGGTACTCGAGGATGTCGCGCTCGGCCGCGGCCCGGAACAGCGCGAAGACGTGCTCGCGAGCGGCGCGCGCGACGTGGTTGTGTGGCTTGGCCATGAGCCTCCTTCAGAGCCCGAATCCAGCTGCATTGCACTGAATGGGCCAGCCGCATGGCACTCGAGCCAGGCGAGCGACGACGCCGAGATCTCGCGGGGACCGAGCCATCCGACGGCGCCCGTGGCCGCGAAACCGGCGACAGCCTGTCGAGAATCCAACAGGCGCCGCCACGGCTGCATGTGGCAGGCGCCGCGACTCCGTCAGAACGTGCCCGCCACCCCCAGGGGAACCGGCGTCACGATGATCGTCGCGGAGCGCCCGTCCGGCTCGTGCGCCTTGCGGTGGAGGAGGAGGGGGACGCCCAGGCCGATGCCGGCCCCCAGCGCAGCGCCACTGAGGACGTCGGTGAGCCAGTGACGGTCGGCGGCCACGCGCAGGTAGGAGACGGTAGCCGCGCCGGTGAGACCCACGGCGTAGATGAGCGGCCAGCCCGGATAGTCGCGCAGCATCGCCACCGTCCCGAACGCCGCGGCGGCCGCGAAGGTGCCGGAGGCGTGGCCTGACAGGTACGAGTTGTCGTCCCCGAAGGACTTCCGGACGCCGGACGCCCACGCATTCGGACGTCGCCGGGCCACCCCGTACTTGATCCCATCCGTGGCGACGGCGGTCACCGCGATGGCCTCGAGGCCGACCAGCACGTCCTCGCCGAAGCGGCGGGCGTCGCGATCCGCCAGGACGAAGTAGTCCACCGCGATGAGCGACGAGGGGATGCCGACGAGCAGCACGTCCGAGAGGGTGGCCGCGCGCGACGGGTCGCCCCAGCGAAGGTGGAGCCTGGCATTCCGATCGAAGCCGGGTGGATCGCACCAGCGGCAGGTCGCTGGGGTCAGCGTGCTTCCGGCCAGCTCGAGCCCGATGAAGAGGGCCGTGGCGCTGCCGGTCACGGCCCCCGTCGCCCGGAGGTCTACGGAGAGCTCGTCGGCGCGAGGGATCGCCGGGGACAGGAGCACGAGCGAGAGCACGAGCGCGAGCGGCGTCCGCGTCTTCGCAGGGCGGTTCTCCTGGCGGTTGTGGGTGGTGCGTTTCGTCACGAAGGCTCCCCAGCTCGGAGTGGACCGATCGGGCGGAAGCCAGCCTGGCCCATGGCGTGCATCCGTGGCGGGTGGCCCGGCGCCCACCGGGCGCCGGGCCGTTCTTGCACGTCTCGCGCCCATTCCAACCTTCGAAGGAAGACCCCCCATGATCACGTACTGGCAGTCGAGGGTGCCGTGAGATTGAGCCGTGTCCGGATCCGCAACTTCAGGTCCCTCTGGAGCGACGGCAGCGAGTACGCCGTCGATGTCGCCCTCGCGGACGCGGGCAACTACTTCGCCGGACCGAACAACGCCGGGAAGTCCAACGTGTTCCGGGCCCTCGAGCTCGCCCTCGCGACGGATCCCCCTCGGTTCGACGAGGCGAAGGACCGGCCTGACCACGAGGTCGGGTCGAATTGCAGCATCGTCCTCGACTTCGACATGGGCCAGGAGGCCCTGTCGAGCGGCGACCTCGTGGGCACGCTCGCGCGGATGGCGCACGTCTACGAGCGGGCGGTCGGCGCCGGGCCGACGTTCGCCGAGGAGGGCCGGCTCGTCCACCACGTTCAGTTCAGCGCCGCGGGCGCTCGCGCCGAGAAGATCCTGGCGAAGGGCGCGGGAGCCAAGGCGAAGCGCGGCGACAAGCTCGACCAGCTGCTCGCCCAGTTTCATCGAGTCGTCCAGTTCGTGGACGTCAGAAGCGGGGAGAGCCTCGAGAGCATGATGAAGCGGGGCTTCCGGGAGATCCTGGGCAGCGTGCTCAAGGAGAAGTTCGCCTCGGCGCTCGCGAAGGCCGAGGTGAAGCAGAAGGAGTTCCGGGCCGAGCTCTCCGACGGAGTCCTGAAGCCGCTCGCGGAGGACATCAGGGAGAGGGTCGCGCGCTACATCCCCGATCTGAAGGCCGTCGAGCTCGTCCCGGCCGTCGGCACGGTGGACGAGGCAATCGTCGGGTCGAGCTACGAGTTGACCGACGCCGCGAAGACCGCGCTCGAGCAAAAGGGCACCGGCGTCCGAGGCGCGGTCCTGCTCACGCTCATGTCCCTCATTGCCGAGGCCTCGAGGCGAGCTGTCGTCTTCGCGATCGAGGAGCCGGAGAGCTTCCTGCACCCCGGCAGGCACCGGGCGCTCGGTCGGGCGCTGGAACAGTTCACGAAGCGCCCTGACGTCACGCTCCTGGTGACGACGCACTCGCCCTTCATCTTCGCGGCCGATGCGAAGTCACGCGTGTTCTCGGTCAGCAAGACCGACGCTGGGCAGACTCGGATCCAGGCCGGTTCTCCGGACCAGCTCGCCGACCGAGCCCGGCGCCTCCTCATGGAGTCGCCACTGCCGAGCCTGCTCGATCTCGCCGGGTCGATCCCCGCCGATTCCCAGGCCCTGGTCGTCGAAGGCGAATCCGACAGGGCCTACGTCGAGCTCGCAGCGCGGAAGCTGGGCAAGCCGCTCCATGGCATCTCCGTCGTCGCGTGCGCGGGAGCGAGCGACGCGGCGCTCAAGGCGTTGTTGCTCGGGGATCTCATCGGCCGTGAGCGAGTGTTCGCGCTGCTCGACGCGGACGAGGCAGGCAAGAGCGCCAAGGCGATCCTGGTCGAGAAGCTCAAGACGGCAAAGTTCCAGGGGGGCCAGGTGCTTCTGTATTCGGAGACCGTCGGTGAAGACGGCGTCCCGGTCGAGGCGGAGGACCTGTTCCCGGAATCCTTGGTGCAGGGGTTCCTGAAGGTGAACCCTCAATGGATGGTCGAGTACCAGCGCGGCAAGAGGCGCGCCCACATCGGGCTCTCGAAGGAGGGGAAGGCGCCGTTCTGCGCGTGGCTCGAGTCGAACGTCACCGTCGAGCAGCTGGGCCGGTGGAACGAGCTGATCGAGGAGCTGGTCGCGAGGGCCGCGGTCGCGCGCGAGAAGCGCAAGGCGGCCGCAGCGGAGGAGCTGCCGGGCGGAAGGGCACCGGATCGAAGCGGTCGTGGGTCATGACGAGCGCGGCCTGGAAGACCGGCGGCGCGCGGCTTCGCTACGGCGTGGTCACCGGCCCGGCCAGCACGAATTCGAAGTCGCTGCCGCGCAGCTTCTTCAGCGCGTCGAGGTCGCCGTCGTCCCAGCGCGTGTCCGGTGCGCCGGTCACGTACCAGCTGGAGCCGTTGTCCGCCAGGATCATCCCGTAGCGCTGGAGGGCGCGGGCCACCACCCGCGCCTGCGGCATCATCGCCGAGAGGTCCACCGTCGCCTTGAGCCTGGCGCGCGCGCCCATGGGCGGGACGTTCGGGTCGGTGACGTTCGAGGCGGCGTGGCGCGCCGGGTCCACGTAGCCCATCTGCGTGCGAGCCGCGGTGAAGCGCAGGGCGTGGCGGATCTCGCCGGCGGCGGCCTCCTCGTACCGGGCCAGCCCCGGGAAGATGGGGAGGCCCGCGGCGTCGGCGCTGGTCCAGCCGGCCGGGCGCAGCGCGTTCGAGCGCAGGTCGAAGATCGCGCCCGATCCGGCGTGCCAGGCCGAGGCCCCGGGCTGCGCGGCGAAGAGCTCGTAGAGCGTGCAGCTGGCGGTGTCGACGACGATCACGTGCGCGTCGCTCCCCTGCTCGACCGGCACGTCGGGAGGGATGGGGTAGGGGCCGGGGTCGCTCTCGCCGGCGTAGTCGAAGGTGACCGGAAACCTCGGGGTGGACGCGTCGGCCGCGGCGTACGGGATGCCGTACACCGAGCCGAAGTCGGGGTGGAACGCGGCGGCGCTGCCGACGGACGCGACCCAGGCGCCGGAGCGCGGGTCGAGCGGCGCCGCGGAGATGTCCGTGTTCCAGGCGTTGTCCGCCGGGAAGATCGGGCAGGCGCCGCTGATGCTGGGGCTGTGCGCGGGCGGGAGGTGACTGCCGCCGGTGGCGCCCGGCGTCCCGCCGCAGGCGGCGAGCAGCAGCGCGACGAGGAGGACGCTGACGCGGCTCATCCGGCGACTCTAGCGCGCCTCGCGGACTGGCGGCGGAGCGCGCCCTTTTGACGCGCCGCGCCCCCGCGTGCTTCGATGTGGTCATGCTCGCGCACAAGACGTACTTCGAGGGGAAGGTCCAGAGCGTCGGCTTCGAGCGGAACGGGCGCCGCGCGACCGTAGGCGTCGTCGACGCCGGGGAGTTCCACTTCGGCACGGAGGCGGCGGAGCGGATGACGGTCGTCTCGGGCGAGCTCTGGGCGAAGCTGCCCGGGGAGAGCGCCTGGCGCGCGTTCCCGGCCGGCACGACGTTCGAGGTCCCCGCGAAGAGCGGGTTCGACGTGAAGGCCTCGGTGCCCGCCGCTTACCTCTGCGAGTTCCTGTAGCTAGATCGGCTTCGAGCGCTGGGTCAACGACCGGGAGCCGCGCGATCTGGCGGGGCACATCCGCGCGGCGGTAGATGCGCTCCGGACGGTCGTTCGCCTGGATCCTCGGCCGCAACAAGTGACCGCCCGGCGCGGCGGAAGCCGCGGTGGAGCCGCCGGTCCATGGTGGCGACGGTCTCCCAGTCCCGATACGAACGCCCCATGGCGACCTACGCCCGCGCACGGATCGAGACCTGGCTCGGCGACATCACGCAGCTCGAGGTGGACGCCATCGTGAACGCGGCCAACGCCAGCCTGCTGGGCGGGGGCGGCGTGGACGGCGCGATCCACGAGGCCGCAGGCCCGGGGTTGCTCGACGAGTGTCGTGGGCTGGGCGGTGCGCGCCCTGGCGAAGCGAAAGCGACCGGCGGATACGCGCTGCCGGCTCGGTACGTCATCCACACGGTAGGTCCCGTGTGGCACGGAGGCCACCAGGGGGAGGACGAGGTGCTGGCGCGCTGCTACCGCGAGAGCCTCAGGGTCGCATCGGGGCTGCGCCTCCGCTCGATCGCTTTCCCTGCCATCTCCACCGGAGCCTTTCGGTTCCCGCTCGAGCGAGCCACCGGCATCGCACTGACCGAGGCGCAGCGTGGGCTGGCGGCGCACCCGGATCTCCAGCGGATCGTCTTCTGCTGCTTCGGGCGCACCGATCTCGACGTGTACGATGCGGTCGCGCGGTCGCTCTTCGGGGAGTAGCGGGACGTTCTCCAGCGGGACGACGGCGCACTGGAGCGAGTGTGCGGCCGGCCCCGCGCTCCGAGGAGTGACGCGCGCCATCACGTCCCGACCGCCACAGCGACGACGCGGTCGAGCCGGTGGTCACGCGAGCCGCCGCAGCCCGTCCACCACCTCGACCATGGCGAGCGTGTCCTGGGCGCAGTAGGCCAGGAGCTGCTCCCGCAGCCGCGCCAGCTCCGCGCCCGAGGCGGCCTTCGGCCCGCCGAGCAGCAGGCCTTCGAGCACCGCCGAGGCGGTGCCGCCTTCGCCGATGGCGAGCCCGTCGTAGCTGAGGCCCGGCACGAGCGCAGGAGCGACGGCCTTCATGCTGAAGCTGCCACCAAACTTCGGGTGGTAGACGTGGTCGCGGACGATGGGCAGGAGATCGACGAGGCGCCCCGCGATGCGCAGGAGCGCCTTCCGCCGCGCCGGCACGTGCTTCGAGCGCCGCGAGCGCGTCGGCCAGCCCGGGCCCGACGACCGTCCGCCCCGACTTCACCGCGCGCACCTGCCGCGCGGCGATCGCCGGCAGCTCGGCGCCGTCCGGGATGTCGCGGATGAGCTCGACGCCCGCTGCGAGCAGCGCCTCGGCGCGCTTGCCGCCCTTGTAGAGCGTCGAGACGTGGTGCTCGGGCAGCTCGGTCCAGCACCGCGCCAGGAACGGGCACTCGTAGGGCTCGCCGCAGCTCGGGCCGGGGGCGACGTCCGGCAACGGCCCGTCGAGCGCGCGCGTCATCCGGCGCAGGTGCTCCGGGATCTCCGGCAGGAACGCCTCCGCCGCGGCGGTGACGTCCTCGCGCACGAAGAGGTTGGAGAGACCCGGGTGCCGGCAGCCGCGGTCGAGGTGCATCACCTCCGCGCGGTGCACGGCGAGGCCGGCCGCGCGCAGGACGTGGAGCTGGATGGCCACGTCGGGGATGAACTGCTCCTTCACGTCGAGGGTGGACTTCACCTCGACGAGCGCGTGGCCCCCGCGCCGGCGCTCGAGCACGTCCACCGCGACGAAGACGCCGTCCGCGCTGAAGCTCGCCTCGTAGATGGCGCGCGCGCCCGCGCCGAGCGCCGCCGCGGTGTCGGCCACCTTCTTCGCGGTCTCGAAGTACTCGCCGCCGATGAGCACGCCGCCCGGGAACTCGGCCTGAGCGAGCTCGCCCACGCGGTGCCCGCGATCGAAGACCGCCTGGAGCGACGGCGGCGCGGCGAGCTCCGGCGCCTTCGGCTCGTGGACGCGCCACCAGAGCTGCTTCAGGCACTGGAGGCCGTA containing:
- a CDS encoding metallophosphoesterase, producing MRTARALAAAVALWSASPAGAAPADPVPPSRAWVKISAAELAAGYDTLWAVSDVHGRLKELGALLVASRLAIRRGPTVAWNAQRGRMLLVVAGDLVDGGPDSVGVVLLLERLQREAADAGSRVVALMGNHEAKLLAHPRSATPELMASAALHRAELGLPQRFAPRALQATPFGEYLRALPIAAFVGSWLFAHAGYIDDDDGPGARAALAHLDETIHRRDRDAFAELLDPRSILEYHGWWRSKRRLARMRRQLRELGLNGVVFGHDPDALGAAGAIAMNRDAWLIKLDTGLKLRATRGMLLRCDVRDILSEDGLAMARGGAPACRAETPDGATRALELR
- a CDS encoding phosphatase PAP2 family protein — its product is MTKRTTHNRQENRPAKTRTPLALVLSLVLLSPAIPRADELSVDLRATGAVTGSATALFIGLELAGSTLTPATCRWCDPPGFDRNARLHLRWGDPSRAATLSDVLLVGIPSSLIAVDYFVLADRDARRFGEDVLVGLEAIAVTAVATDGIKYGVARRRPNAWASGVRKSFGDDNSYLSGHASGTFAAAAAFGTVAMLRDYPGWPLIYAVGLTGAATVSYLRVAADRHWLTDVLSGAALGAGIGLGVPLLLHRKAHEPDGRSATIIVTPVPLGVAGTF
- a CDS encoding ATP-dependent nuclease; protein product: MACIRGGWPGAHRAPGRSCTSRAHSNLRRKTPHDHVLAVEGAVRLSRVRIRNFRSLWSDGSEYAVDVALADAGNYFAGPNNAGKSNVFRALELALATDPPRFDEAKDRPDHEVGSNCSIVLDFDMGQEALSSGDLVGTLARMAHVYERAVGAGPTFAEEGRLVHHVQFSAAGARAEKILAKGAGAKAKRGDKLDQLLAQFHRVVQFVDVRSGESLESMMKRGFREILGSVLKEKFASALAKAEVKQKEFRAELSDGVLKPLAEDIRERVARYIPDLKAVELVPAVGTVDEAIVGSSYELTDAAKTALEQKGTGVRGAVLLTLMSLIAEASRRAVVFAIEEPESFLHPGRHRALGRALEQFTKRPDVTLLVTTHSPFIFAADAKSRVFSVSKTDAGQTRIQAGSPDQLADRARRLLMESPLPSLLDLAGSIPADSQALVVEGESDRAYVELAARKLGKPLHGISVVACAGASDAALKALLLGDLIGRERVFALLDADEAGKSAKAILVEKLKTAKFQGGQVLLYSETVGEDGVPVEAEDLFPESLVQGFLKVNPQWMVEYQRGKRRAHIGLSKEGKAPFCAWLESNVTVEQLGRWNELIEELVARAAVAREKRKAAAAEELPGGRAPDRSGRGS
- the ppnP gene encoding pyrimidine/purine nucleoside phosphorylase; translation: MLAHKTYFEGKVQSVGFERNGRRATVGVVDAGEFHFGTEAAERMTVVSGELWAKLPGESAWRAFPAGTTFEVPAKSGFDVKASVPAAYLCEFL
- a CDS encoding O-acetyl-ADP-ribose deacetylase, yielding MATYARARIETWLGDITQLEVDAIVNAANASLLGGGGVDGAIHEAAGPGLLDECRGLGGARPGEAKATGGYALPARYVIHTVGPVWHGGHQGEDEVLARCYRESLRVASGLRLRSIAFPAISTGAFRFPLERATGIALTEAQRGLAAHPDLQRIVFCCFGRTDLDVYDAVARSLFGE
- a CDS encoding DUF2779 domain-containing protein, whose translation is MPARRKALLRIAGRLVDLLPIVRDHVYHPKFGGSFSMKAVAPALVPGLSYDGLAIGEGGTASAVLEGLLLGGPKAASGAELARLREQLLAYCAQDTLAMVEVVDGLRRLA